From Deinococcus yavapaiensis KR-236, one genomic window encodes:
- a CDS encoding creatininase family protein — protein sequence MRVSDLNWMQVEAYLQRDDRCILPLGSTEQHGYMSLS from the coding sequence ATGCGCGTGAGTGACTTGAACTGGATGCAAGTGGAGGCGTACTTGCAACGCGACGACCGCTGCATCCTCCCGCTCGGCAGCACCGAACAGCACGGCTACATGAGCTTGAGC